The Flammeovirga pectinis genomic interval ATGTTTTAAAGAACCAATTGATATTACTTGAATACCATTTTCTTTACAGAATTCAATTATATCATGATCTACATGTAAAGGATTGTATTCTATTTGATTTACAACAGGAAAAACATCAGCATTAGCAATAAGTTCTTTTAGTTGTGCCACATTAAAATTGCAAACTCCAATCGCTCTCACTCTACGCTCTACATAAAGTTGCTCTAAAGCCCTCCATGATTCTTGTATTTTCCCTTCTATAGGGTGCTGTATTAACACTAAGTCTAGATAATCTAGCTTCATGTTATTTAGTGTTCTGTTAAATGCTGTAATCAATGGCTCAAAACCTTGATCTCTGTCTGCTATTTTTGAGGAGACAAACACTTTTTCTCTGTTCATTTTAGAAGAAGCTATCGCTTCTCCGAAACCTACTTCGTTTTGATAGTTTGCAGACGTATCAAAATACTTATAACCAATTGACAGTGCTCTTCTTGTTGCATCAGCAATTGCTTTTCCTTCTTCAATGTGCGATACATTCATTCCTAGGTAAGGAATCTTTACTGTGTTTCTTAAAGTAAAAGTACCGTTCATATCGAAGATATTTACTTTTTGTGTGTTGATGTTTATCATTGCCGTATTGGTTGTGGTCTTGTTGTTTTTATTACCTAAGCAATTTCAGACAATATTCATTAATAAATGTTGACATACATCAGTACACTTTAGAAGCTTTTGTCAATAATTGTACTTTTTACCCCACATCAATTGTAATCGTTTTAACATCTCCTGTTCCCTACTATTTTTCTTTGGTATAAATAACGGCTCACCTTCTAGTCCTTCTGGCATATACTCCTGAGAAATAAAGCCTTGGGGATCATCATGAGGGTAAATATACGCGTCTGCATACCCCAATTCTTTTAGTAACTGTGTAGAAGCATTCCTTAAGTGCAATGGAACGGGCAAATCACCAGTATGTTTCACTATTTTTTGTGCCTTACCAATAGCAGCATAAGCGGCATTACTTTTAGGGGAACATGCTAAATAAGTAGTTGCTTGAGAAAGTACTATTCTACCTTCTGGCATTCCAATGTACTGAATTGCCTGCATACAATTATTTGCTACTATTAAAGCCGTAGGATTTGCATTCCCTACATCTTCAGCTGCAGAGATAATCAAGCGTCTTGCAATAAATTTAGGGTCTTCTCCTCCTTCAATCATTCTAGCCAACCAATACACGGCTGCATTTGGATCAGATCCTCTAATAGATTTAATAAGGGCAGAAATGATATCGTAATGATTCTCTCCTTTTTTATCATATCTGACCGCCTTTTGCTGTGCAACTAAAGAAACCAATTGGTCTGTTATCTCAATTTCACCAACTGCGTTAGGTTTTGCTGCTTCAATAGATAACTCTAAAAGGTTTAATAATCTTCGAGCATCGCCTCCAGAATACCTTAGTAGATCATTATTTTCTTTAATTGATATGTTTTTTTTCTTGAGAACGACATCCTTTTCTAAAGCTCTATCAATTAGCAATAGTAGATCTTCCTTCTTTAAGGGCTCTAAACAATATACTTGGCTTCTTGATATTAAAGCCGAATTAACTTCAAAAGATGGGTTTTCTGTAGTAGCTCCTATCAACACCACAATACCTTTCTCTACAGCATTCAATAACGCATCTTGCTGCGACTTACTAAAGCGATGAATCTCATCTATAAATAAGATTGTTCCATAAGCATAGCTAGCGTCCTTTATCACTTCTCTTACATCTTTAACACCGGCACTTACTGCACTTAAAGTTTTAAAGGGTCTTTTGGTTGATTCAGCAAGTAACCTCGCTAAAGTTGTTTTACCAACTCCGGGAGGTCCCCAAAGAATCATAGATGGAATTGTTTTACTTTCCACCATTCGTGTAAAAACGCCATTTTTTGATAAAAGATGCTGTTGCCCAACTACTTCAAAAATAGTTTTAGGTCTCAATCTCTCTGACAAAGGTGCTACTACCATAATTAATGTTTATAATTTGATTAAAAATAAACATTACATGTCAAATAAATAAACATATTTAATAAAATTGGCAAATAAAAAAGGCTCAGAGAAATTAAATTCACTGAGCCTTTCCTTATTTAAGCTACTTAAACTTACTATCCTTTAGAAGAATAGTTAGGTGCTTCTCTTGTAATTGTTACATCGTGTGGGTGAGATTCTTTCACACCTGCACCAGTAATTTTTACAAATTTAGCATCTTTAAGTTGCTCAATAGAACCAGCACCACAGTAGCCCATTCCGGCTTTAAGACCACCAACTAATTGGTAAAGTACTTCTTCAACACTGCCTTTGTAAGGCACACGTCCTGCAATTCCTTCTGGAACTAATTTTTTAATATCATCTTCAGCATCTTGGAAGTATCTGTCTTTAGAACCTTGGTTCATTGCTTCAACAGATCCCATTCCTCGGTATGCTTTAAATTTACGTCCTTCAAAGATAATCATATCTCCAGGAGCTTCATCTGTACCTGCTAATAATGAACCAATCATTACAACATCAGCACCACCTGCTAAGGCTTTTACTAAATCTCCTGAAAAACGAACACCTCCATCTGCAATAAACGGAACACCTAGCTCTCTTAAAGCTGCAGCAGCTTCGAAAACAGCAGATAACTGAGGTACACCAACACCTGCAATAATACGAGTAGTACAGATAGAACCTGGACCTACACCTACTTTCACACCGTCTGCACCAGCTTCAGCTAGTGCTCTTGCACCTTCTTCAGTTGCAACGTTACCTACGACAACGTCTAAATCTGGGAATTCTTTCTTTACTTTCTTAAGAGCGTCTATAACACCTTTAGAGTGACCGTGAGCTGTATCTAAACCGATAACATCTACACCTGCTGCCACTAATTCTGAAACCCTTTCCATTAAGTCTCCAGTTACACCAACTGCAGCACCAACACGTAAACGACCATATTGATCTTTACAAGCGTTTGGTCTATTCTTATTTTTAAGAATATCTCTGTAAGTTACCAAACCAACTAATTTGTATGATTTACTTACGATAGGAAGTTTTTCAATTTTATGCTCTTGAAGAATATCTTGAGCCTCATCTAAAGTAATTCCATCAGCCGCTGTGATTAAGTTTTCACGCGTCATGATTTCTTTTACTGCAACACTTAAGTCTTTTTGGAAGCGAAGATCTCTGTTGGTTAAAATACCAATTAAGATGCCTTCTTCGTCGATTACTGGAATACCACCAATCTTATATTCCCTCATTAATTCGTTTGCTTCGAATAATGTTTTGTTCGCTGTAAGGGTAACAGGATCTAAGATCATACCGCTTTGCGAACGCTTGACTTTTCGTACTTGGGAAGCCTGTTGTTGAATTGTCATGTTCTTATGAATGAAGCCTAAACCTCCTTCTAAAGCCATAGCAATTGCCAAATCAGCTTCGGTAACTGTATCCATCGCCGCAGACACTAAAGGAATGTTTAATGCGATGTTTTTCGTTAACATGGTTTTTGTAGTCGTTTCTCTCGGAAGGATTTGAGAAAAACCTGGTCTTAATAGCACATCATCATATGTGAGTGCCTCGTACAAAACTTTACTTGGATCGATAGCCATTTGAAGCAAATAATTTAACTGTGATTATTTGCGGTGCAAAGTTAGAACTATAAACGGATATCCAATCAAAAAAGTGATAATATTTCTTGAATAAATGATTAAAAATCAAAAGGGTACAAAAAAAGGACACACCTTGTCGATGTATCCTTATTTTTGTGTGGGACGTATAGGATTCGAACCTATGACCCCCTGCTTGTAAGGCAGGTGCTCTAAACCAACTGAGCTAACATCCCAATACACATACGTGAATTGGTGGGACGTATAGGATTCGAACCTATGACCCCCTGCTTGTAAGGCAGGTGCTCTAAACCAACTGAGCTAACATCCCGAAATAATAAATCAAATGTGGGACGTACAGGATTCGAACCTGTGACCCCCTGCTTGTAAGGCAGGTGCTCTAAACCAACTGAGCTAACATCCCAATCACTTTACGTGAATTGCGTGTGGGACGTATAGGATTCGAACCTATGACCCCCTGCTTGTAAGGCAGGTGCTCTAAACCAACTGAGCTAACATCCCAATACACTTGCGTGAATTGTGTGGGACGTATAGGATTCGAACCTATGACCCCCTGCTTGTAAGGCAGGTGCTCTAAACCAACTGAGCTAACATCCCGAAATAAATATGTCAAAAGTGGGGCGTACAGGATTCGAACCTGTGACCCCCTGCTTGTAAGGCAGGTGCTCTAAACCAACTGAGCTAACACCCCAATACACTTAATGTGAATTGTGTGGGACGTATAGGATTCGAACCTATGACCCCCTGCTTGTAAGGCAGGTGCTCTAAACCAACTGAGCTAACATCCCAATACACTTACGTGAATTGGTGGGACGTATAGGATTCGAACCTATGACCCCCTGCTTGTAAGGCAGGTGCTCTAAACCAACTGAGCTAACATCCCGATCATTACATTAAAATAGACACCGTTTGTGTCATTGCGAGTGCAAAGGTAAGCGTAGATAATTTATATCCAAACTATATTTTGTAAAAAAAATATAACAACTTAATTTTATACTGAATTTCAAGAGTATAGAATCTAAATAAATTCTATACTCTTTTAAAATTCTTAGTTATTATTAAGCTTTGCAAATACTTTTCCAGCAATCGTATCACCGATAGCTAGTGAAGAAGTTGCCGCTGGAGACGGTGCGTTTAATACATTTATCATCCTTGATTCTTCTACAAATAAGAAATCATCTATTAACCCTCCATCTTTATCACATGCTTGAGCTCTAACTCCTGCTCCACCTTTCTTTAAATCAGATTCTTTTAAATCCGGTAAAAGACGGCGAAGTGCTTTTGTAAATGCCGATTTGGAATAAGAGCGGTACATTTCTCCAATGCCAGTTGGCCAATATTTTGAGGCTATCTTAATAAAACCTTTCCATGTAAGCGACTCAAAAAGTTCTCCTACATTGATATCAGTTTTCGTATACCCTTCTCTCTTGTACGCCAATACTGCGTTAGGTCCTGCTTCAACACCTCCATTAATCATTCTTGTAAAATGAACTCCTAAGAACGGGAATGAAGGATCTGGAACTGGATAAATAAGGTTTTTAACTAGGTAATGCTTATTTGGCTTGATTTCGTAGTATTCTCCTCTAAAAGGGATAATTCTAACATCCAATTGCTTTAGTGCTAATTGAGCAATTCTATCACTATACAAACCTGCACAGTTAACCACCAAATGAGATCTAAAAACTCCCCTAGAAGTAGCAACTTCAGCTCCAATACTTCCTAAACGAATATCTTCTACTTGGTGACCAAATTTTACTATACCGCCAAAACGTTCCGTAAAAACTTCTTTATATTTCTCCGTAACTTCTGTATAATCTATTATACCTGTTTGTGGAACGTGAAGTCCTGCAATACCTGTACAATAAGGTTCATACTCTTTAATTTCCGAAGAAGATAATTTCTTTAAATCCGTTAGTCCATTTTGAATACCTCTTTCATATAAGGCATT includes:
- a CDS encoding aldo/keto reductase — protein: MININTQKVNIFDMNGTFTLRNTVKIPYLGMNVSHIEEGKAIADATRRALSIGYKYFDTSANYQNEVGFGEAIASSKMNREKVFVSSKIADRDQGFEPLITAFNRTLNNMKLDYLDLVLIQHPIEGKIQESWRALEQLYVERRVRAIGVCNFNVAQLKELIANADVFPVVNQIEYNPLHVDHDIIEFCKENGIQVISIGSLKHGEVLELEEVKKLAEKYDVFPCQIVLRWVLQNGVVSLPQAEIREHIISNSALFNFELTEEDMSLLNSLSSTELV
- a CDS encoding replication-associated recombination protein A produces the protein MVVAPLSERLRPKTIFEVVGQQHLLSKNGVFTRMVESKTIPSMILWGPPGVGKTTLARLLAESTKRPFKTLSAVSAGVKDVREVIKDASYAYGTILFIDEIHRFSKSQQDALLNAVEKGIVVLIGATTENPSFEVNSALISRSQVYCLEPLKKEDLLLLIDRALEKDVVLKKKNISIKENNDLLRYSGGDARRLLNLLELSIEAAKPNAVGEIEITDQLVSLVAQQKAVRYDKKGENHYDIISALIKSIRGSDPNAAVYWLARMIEGGEDPKFIARRLIISAAEDVGNANPTALIVANNCMQAIQYIGMPEGRIVLSQATTYLACSPKSNAAYAAIGKAQKIVKHTGDLPVPLHLRNASTQLLKELGYADAYIYPHDDPQGFISQEYMPEGLEGEPLFIPKKNSREQEMLKRLQLMWGKKYNY
- the guaB gene encoding IMP dehydrogenase, yielding MAIDPSKVLYEALTYDDVLLRPGFSQILPRETTTKTMLTKNIALNIPLVSAAMDTVTEADLAIAMALEGGLGFIHKNMTIQQQASQVRKVKRSQSGMILDPVTLTANKTLFEANELMREYKIGGIPVIDEEGILIGILTNRDLRFQKDLSVAVKEIMTRENLITAADGITLDEAQDILQEHKIEKLPIVSKSYKLVGLVTYRDILKNKNRPNACKDQYGRLRVGAAVGVTGDLMERVSELVAAGVDVIGLDTAHGHSKGVIDALKKVKKEFPDLDVVVGNVATEEGARALAEAGADGVKVGVGPGSICTTRIIAGVGVPQLSAVFEAAAALRELGVPFIADGGVRFSGDLVKALAGGADVVMIGSLLAGTDEAPGDMIIFEGRKFKAYRGMGSVEAMNQGSKDRYFQDAEDDIKKLVPEGIAGRVPYKGSVEEVLYQLVGGLKAGMGYCGAGSIEQLKDAKFVKITGAGVKESHPHDVTITREAPNYSSKG
- the lhgO gene encoding L-2-hydroxyglutarate oxidase, which encodes MYDVIIIGAGIVGMASAMKIKQQSPELRVLVLEKEEGVAKHQTGHNSGVIHSGLYYKPGSHKALNCIDGYNQLIKFCDEENVKYDLCGKIVVATDQKELENLNALYERGIQNGLTDLKKLSSSEIKEYEPYCTGIAGLHVPQTGIIDYTEVTEKYKEVFTERFGGIVKFGHQVEDIRLGSIGAEVATSRGVFRSHLVVNCAGLYSDRIAQLALKQLDVRIIPFRGEYYEIKPNKHYLVKNLIYPVPDPSFPFLGVHFTRMINGGVEAGPNAVLAYKREGYTKTDINVGELFESLTWKGFIKIASKYWPTGIGEMYRSYSKSAFTKALRRLLPDLKESDLKKGGAGVRAQACDKDGGLIDDFLFVEESRMINVLNAPSPAATSSLAIGDTIAGKVFAKLNNN